In Bacteroidota bacterium, the sequence CATTTCCACTTCCGCCATAATATGTTGCCCAAATGCGATTAGATACATTGTCAAATTTTAAAATGAAAATATCTCCGATACCTCCGGCATTTGTTGCTTGAAAGAAAGCACCTCCATTCTGGACTGGGAAGTTTGCAGATTGAGTTTGTCCTGTTACGAATAAATTGTTGTTAGCATCTGAAGCGATTGAATAACCATAATCATCACCGGTTCCTCCATAATAGGTAGCCCAAAGCCGGTTACAGAAATTATCAAATTTTAGAATTATAATATCAGTACTTCCTGAATTTGCCGTCTGGAAAAAAGTTCCAGCATTTAAAGTAGGAAAGTTGTTGGATTGTGTATATCCTGTTATTATTACATTTCCAATACCATCAGAAGTTATAGAGTTTCCAAAATCATTTAAACTTCCCCCATAATAACTAGCCCAAATCTGATTACCACTGTTGTTTAATTTCAGAATAAATAAATCCATACCACCTGCATTTACTCCCTGGAAAAAATTGCCAGTATTCATGACCGGAAAGTCGGTTGAACGGGTATTGCCGGATAGGAAAATGTTGTTATTGCCATCCGCAACAATTGAGGTGCCGGAATCGAATCCTGTTCCACCGTAATAAGTAGACCAGATACGGTTTCCATTATTATTAAATTTCAATATAAAAGCGTCGCAGGTGCCGCCAAAAGTTCCCTGAAAGAAGGTTCCCGAATTTTGGAGTGGAAAATCTGTAGAGAATGTTTGTCCGGTCACAAATACGTTATTATTACCATCAGTAACAATAGAATTATTAAATTCTGCAGCACTTCCACCATAATATGTCGCCCAAAGTAGTGTTCCCGTATTCTTAAACTTTAAAATAAAACCATCAAGGTCACCTACTGACCCACTTGCATTAGTTCCTTGAAAATAAGTGCCGGAGTTCAATGTAGGGAAATTAGTGGACCCGGTATATCCGGTGACAAAGACATTGCCGTTAGAATCAGTCGTAACAGATAGAGGGCCATCGTTGCCATTACCACCATTTGCTCCATAAAAGGTACCCCAGGTTAACTGCGGATCAATGATTAAATCAGTTGTAGGGTATGCGATATCAGATGATTCAAAAAAAATCTGCATAGTTGCAGAAAAGTCAATACCAACAGTGCTGGTATATCCACCTAAGTTATTTTTTTTAGAGGAAGAAAGTTTATATTTACTTCCTACCAGTTGGCCGTTAAAAAAGCTTGAAGGTGCATTTTCGGTAATAGTACCAAGATCAGCGGATATAATCAGTTCTCCATTTCTGTTCAGTTTAACGGGCCTTTTAGAATTATAAACGATTTGAATATCCTTGGGTTTGCCACCCGGATGAACTATAAAATCATATTTAAATCCTTTTGAATCTGAATTATAAAGAAGCCAATCAATACCGGGGTAAATTTCTTTAATGGTTATTTTTTCAAAACTGTGTATATCGGTAATTCCATCAGGGCATTGGCCTGAAAAATATTGTGCAAAATCCATACTTCGCCCTTCTTTTATAATATTTTCTGTTTTAATGGAAGCGCCATTTAAATACATGTCGATCCGATTCCATTCCATCCTCCTGTTTTCTTCACTACCTTCCTTTTTTTTTGCATTTTCTTTATCTTTTTCCTCCATTTTCAGAAACATATAGGTAATTCCTTTTGAGGTTATATACATCTCCAAAGAAGGCGCATCGATTTTGAATAATACAAATGGTACAGATTTTCCTTCCATATCTGTTATTTGGCCCTTGTTTTCGGTAAACCGGACAGGTTTATTGGTTAAATATTGCCTGGCAATAGCAGCACCATTAGGTTTTTGGTTTCCTATGGCCAACATATTACAAATGAAGGGTGCTAAAATTGTAAACAGAAAGATATGTTTCAAAGGCTTGATATTGTTCATGAGAAAGCAAGTTACGTATAAAATCAAACAGCTTCCAAACCAATTGAGGGTTGATTATTTCCTGTTCAGTTAGTTTATAAGTGTATAAGAATTTATGCTAATTTAGAACAGAGAGATGTGTTTTTGGGTTATCGCAGATCTGGATTTTTTTACATTGTTCTATATCTTCTAATTTTAATAGCATATATTCAATTGAAACCAACAACCGACCTTTTCTTACTTATAAAATCTCTTCACAAGAATGAGAAGAGGTATTTTAAGCTATTTGCTTCGTTGTATGAAAAGGATAAACAATACCTGAAACTTTTTGATAAGATCAGCGCGATGGATGAATACGATGAAGGTTCATTGAAGAAGCAATTTCAATCCGGAGAATTTGCGTTGGCCAAGCACCGTTTGTATAAGATCATATTAAAAAGTCTAGTGGCATACAATGATACGGATGATAATAATGACATAAATCTCGAATTATATAAAGCCGGTATCCTGAA encodes:
- a CDS encoding SBBP repeat-containing protein translates to MLAIGNQKPNGAAIARQYLTNKPVRFTENKGQITDMEGKSVPFVLFKIDAPSLEMYITSKGITYMFLKMEEKDKENAKKKEGSEENRRMEWNRIDMYLNGASIKTENIIKEGRSMDFAQYFSGQCPDGITDIHSFEKITIKEIYPGIDWLLYNSDSKGFKYDFIVHPGGKPKDIQIVYNSKRPVKLNRNGELIISADLGTITENAPSSFFNGQLVGSKYKLSSSKKNNLGGYTSTVGIDFSATMQIFFESSDIAYPTTDLIIDPQLTWGTFYGANGGNGNDGPLSVTTDSNGNVFVTGYTGSTNFPTLNSGTYFQGTNASGSVGDLDGFILKFKNTGTLLWATYYGGSAAEFNNSIVTDGNNNVFVTGQTFSTDFPLQNSGTFFQGTFGGTCDAFILKFNNNGNRIWSTYYGGTGFDSGTSIVADGNNNIFLSGNTRSTDFPVMNTGNFFQGVNAGGMDLFILKLNNSGNQIWASYYGGSLNDFGNSITSDGIGNVIITGYTQSNNFPTLNAGTFFQTANSGSTDIIILKFDNFCNRLWATYYGGTGDDYGYSIASDANNNLFVTGQTQSANFPVQNGGAFFQATNAGGIGDIFILKFDNVSNRIWATYYGGSGNEAQYSNDNLAIDPCGFVYLSFQTSSLINITQPSCDGGYFDNSYNGGTWDQFIVRFSNTGVRLWASYLGGDGSDFRSPIAVDNSGNLFVSGEWSTITNNATYPLPNPGGGAYYDGTFNGTAPDDGFMVKFNSITGTSTSSFVNSTSCNPCNGSATISLNNICAPFTYLWSNGLTQSTTTNTTSNITGLCPGNYTVTVTSNCNQTLTATFAIAGNACGGITVTASSSDICKNGCATVTSTVTNGTGPYTYTWSNGATTQNISPCPVSATTYTVTITDNTGLTATSTASVTINPAVTVTVTSTNLTCNGSNGGSAQATGSTGTSPFTYNWSNGISNSLISNLTSQIYTVTVTDNKGCTGTSSVTIAAPPALSGQFSKGTANCMGCGCKEWIMVTASGGTEPYSYSWSASGGIVNRYKNQLCPGTYTINIKDKNGCSINISLTTP